The nucleotide window TTGGGGTTGACCGGTCCGCCGAAGAATGCGCGGCTGGCGCGGTCGGCGTCCATGACCTGGTCCTGCGTGCCCCAGCCGGAACTCGGGCGCTGCTGGAAGAGGCCGAGGGAGTCCCGGTCGCCGTAGTCGATGTTGCGGAGGCCCGATTCCTGGGCGGCGGCGGCCAGTGCCACCACGAGGGCGGCATCGCTGGCCCCGGCCTCGCGGCCCACCGAGATGATGAGCCGCGCGTTCCCGGCCATCTCGGCGGTGAGCGGGGTCACGGCGTCGGCCGTGGCGACGGGCGTCGGAGTCACGAGCACGGCGGGGCTGATCTGGAGCACGGGGGCCGCTCCGGGGATGCTCAGAACCTGGCCCGGCTGGATGATGCTCGACCAGCCCAGGCCGTTGGCCTCGAGGACCGACTGCACGGTGACGCCGGCACCGCTCGCGATCTTGTCGACGGTGTCCCCGGAGACGACCGTGTAGCTGCCGCCCGCGACCGCGGCGCCGGAGACGGCGGACACGGTGACGGCGGCGACGCTGGATGCCTGGACCGTGTCGACGGCGCCCGTGACGGACCCCGCAGCAGGCAGGACGATGGTCTGGCCGGGGAAGATGATGCTGTCGCGGCCGAGCCCGTTGGCGCTGAACAGCGACTCTGTGGGCACACCGTGTGCGGCGGCGATGCCGCTGAGGGTGTCGCCGGACTGGATCGTGTAGCGGGTGATCTCGGTGGAAACTGACGCGGGCGCCGCGGCGACGGCGACCTCGGTCGTCGAGAGGGTGAGTACTTGGCCGGGGAAGATGACGGCGGACCAGCCGAGGCCGTTCAGGGCCAGCACGGATGCCGTGGACAGGCCGAACCGGCCGGCGATGGCGCTGACGGTGTCGCCGTCGGCGACCGTGTACTGGTTGGGGGCGGCGACGGCCGAGACCGGCTGCACGGCCTGAACCGGCTTGACGGCGGTCTGGGGGAGCGTGGTACGGGCCTTGAGCGGCTTCTTCAGCGCCGTCGCCGCCTGGGCGGGGGAGGCGAGGTTCAACACGATGGCGATGGTGCTCACCACAACAAGAGGGATGCTCGCGACGGCACCGAGCGAGCGGCGCACCTTCGTCGGAGTCGGGCGGTGCCGGGCCGCGTCGGCCTGGGCAGGCGCAGGCGAGCCTGTCGTCTCGACGGGGGAGCCGGACTGGACCGTCCCCGTTTCGATTTTGCTGGCTCTAACCGACATTCCACACCCATTTCATAGTTGACACGTCCTCAACGCTGACACAGAAGGTATGCCGAGTCAATTAACCACGCGGTACGGGCGGCGGATGTCTGTGGAAATACCCGGAAATGCCCTCCGATCCGGTAGATCGCCTGCTCACGAACGGGCTCGAATGGGGTTTGTCGGCGCTGGCCAATCGTGGGAGGCTTGTGAGGTGACCGATTCGTCTTCTGCGCAAACGCATTCCGCTCCCTCCACCGACACAACAGCCGTAGGCACGGCGTGGCTCGCCATCCCCGACCTCGTCGAGGCGCTGGGCATCAGCCAGAGCCGCGTTCGGCAGCTCATCGAGGACAAGCACCTTCTCGCTGTCCGCAGGGACGGACGGCTCAGCGTGCCGGCGTCGTTCATCCGGGACGGTTCGCCTGTCGGCGAACTCCGCGGCACCCTGATCGTGCTGTCCGACGACGGTTTCACCGACGAGCAGGCCATGGAGTGGCTGCTCGAGGTAGACGACAGCCTGGGCGTACCGCCCATCGACGCTCTGCTCGCCGGCCGCAAGGCCGAGGTGCGTCGCGTCGCGCAGGCCCTGGCCTGAATTTAGAACACGCGGGCTAGAACGCGCGGCGCGTCACCGTGCCGGCGAAGTCGGAGAGCTGACCGGCCACGCCCGGCTCCACGAGCGAGGCGTCCAGCACCGCCAGGGCCTCGGCGACGTTCTCCTGGATCAGGGTCTCGACCCTGTCGACGGCGCCACTGGCGACGATGCTCTCCTGCAGGTAGACGATCTGATCCGGCGTGAGGTCCTGGCGGCCGAGCAAACTGTCGAGCGTACTCAGGTCGGCGCTGTTCAGCCGCTCCCTGGCCAGCGCGATCAGCACTGTGCGCTTGCCTTCCCTCAGGTCGTCACCGCTGGGCTTGCCGGTCACGGCCGCATCGCCGAACACGCCCAGCAGGTCATCCCGCAGTTGGTAGGCGATGCCCAGGGGCAGTCCGAAGTCGCGCAGGGTGTCGAGGTGGTCGTCGTCCGCGCCGGCCAGGGCCGCGCCGATCACGAGCGGCGCCTGCACGCTGTACTTGGCTGACTTGAACACGATCACGCGCACGGCGCGATCGAGCAGCTCGGATTCCGCCTGGGTGATCCAGGCGCGTTCCTCGAGGATGTCGAGATACTGACCGGCCGTGACCTCAGTGCGCATGCGATTGAACTCGGCGCGTGCGCGCCGGGCGCTGAGGCGGTCGGGGGCGTCGTCGAGGCCCTCGTCGAGGAGCTCGTCGCTCCAGCCCAGCAGCAGGTCGCCCAGCAGGATCGCCGAGGCGCGACCGAAGTCGTCGGGGCTGCCGGCCCAGCCCTGGGCGCCGTGCAGGCTTTCGAAGCGGCGATGGGCGGATGGTGCGCCCCTGCGGGTGTCGGAATTGTCGATGATGTCGTCGTGGACGAGGGCCGCGGCGTGGAAGACCTCCAACGCGGATGCCGCCGAAACGAGACCGGTCAGTGCACCCGCAGCGGGCCCCGTCGACGGCGCCGGAACGCTCTGCCAGCCGAGGTAGGCGAACTGCGC belongs to Cryobacterium sp. SO2 and includes:
- a CDS encoding LysM peptidoglycan-binding domain-containing protein yields the protein MSVRASKIETGTVQSGSPVETTGSPAPAQADAARHRPTPTKVRRSLGAVASIPLVVVSTIAIVLNLASPAQAATALKKPLKARTTLPQTAVKPVQAVQPVSAVAAPNQYTVADGDTVSAIAGRFGLSTASVLALNGLGWSAVIFPGQVLTLSTTEVAVAAAPASVSTEITRYTIQSGDTLSGIAAAHGVPTESLFSANGLGRDSIIFPGQTIVLPAAGSVTGAVDTVQASSVAAVTVSAVSGAAVAGGSYTVVSGDTVDKIASGAGVTVQSVLEANGLGWSSIIQPGQVLSIPGAAPVLQISPAVLVTPTPVATADAVTPLTAEMAGNARLIISVGREAGASDAALVVALAAAAQESGLRNIDYGDRDSLGLFQQRPSSGWGTQDQVMDADRASRAFFGGPVNPNRGVTRGLLDIPGWEAMTVTQAAQAVQISGHPDLYAKWETSARAWLAELG
- a CDS encoding Rv2175c family DNA-binding protein; amino-acid sequence: MTDSSSAQTHSAPSTDTTAVGTAWLAIPDLVEALGISQSRVRQLIEDKHLLAVRRDGRLSVPASFIRDGSPVGELRGTLIVLSDDGFTDEQAMEWLLEVDDSLGVPPIDALLAGRKAEVRRVAQALA
- a CDS encoding polyprenyl synthetase family protein — encoded protein: MAQSTRLVDLVHSRIDEFINTRESIVTTISPDLAVLVDFSRQFLSGGKRFRAQFAYLGWQSVPAPSTGPAAGALTGLVSAASALEVFHAAALVHDDIIDNSDTRRGAPSAHRRFESLHGAQGWAGSPDDFGRASAILLGDLLLGWSDELLDEGLDDAPDRLSARRARAEFNRMRTEVTAGQYLDILEERAWITQAESELLDRAVRVIVFKSAKYSVQAPLVIGAALAGADDDHLDTLRDFGLPLGIAYQLRDDLLGVFGDAAVTGKPSGDDLREGKRTVLIALARERLNSADLSTLDSLLGRQDLTPDQIVYLQESIVASGAVDRVETLIQENVAEALAVLDASLVEPGVAGQLSDFAGTVTRRAF